Proteins from a genomic interval of Diaminobutyricimonas aerilata:
- a CDS encoding carbohydrate ABC transporter permease, translated as MSKRTSTDYQRAAWAFVGPGVAAVVLVLYLPVVYTVYLSFTDFNGLGDPEFIGVGNYVDMFEDPAFLTSVINTLIWVVGTLLVPVGLGLLIAYLAYGLPGAAWLRVPFLVPYALSGVAVGVVFSFILQNGGALSQALEFLDLPGSELRWLQDAPLNTIVMVLAAAWQGVGVNALLFTVGLQSIPKEPLEAARLDGATGLRLFGSMIWPLLRPSTTIVVGLSIVNSLKTFDVVQSMTQGGPNRVSETLGVTMYRDTFLNSEYGLGAAVAIFLSVITVAASILYLRRQLAIGDAAGKGAR; from the coding sequence ATGTCAAAGCGCACCTCGACCGACTACCAGCGCGCCGCCTGGGCCTTCGTGGGCCCAGGCGTCGCCGCGGTCGTCCTCGTCCTCTACCTGCCCGTCGTCTACACCGTCTACCTGAGCTTCACGGACTTCAACGGTCTCGGCGATCCGGAGTTCATCGGCGTCGGCAACTACGTCGACATGTTCGAGGATCCGGCGTTCCTCACCTCGGTGATCAACACGCTCATCTGGGTCGTCGGCACGCTGCTCGTGCCGGTCGGGCTGGGTCTGCTCATCGCCTACCTGGCCTACGGCCTGCCGGGGGCGGCCTGGTTGCGGGTCCCGTTCCTCGTGCCGTACGCCCTCTCGGGTGTCGCCGTCGGCGTGGTCTTCTCGTTCATCCTGCAGAACGGCGGAGCGCTCTCCCAGGCGCTCGAGTTCCTCGATCTGCCGGGCAGCGAACTGCGCTGGCTGCAGGATGCCCCGCTCAACACGATCGTGATGGTGCTCGCCGCCGCGTGGCAGGGGGTCGGCGTCAACGCGCTGCTCTTCACCGTCGGTCTGCAGTCCATCCCGAAGGAACCGCTCGAGGCCGCGAGGCTCGACGGCGCGACCGGATTGCGGCTCTTCGGCTCGATGATCTGGCCACTGCTGCGGCCCTCGACCACCATCGTGGTCGGCCTGTCGATCGTGAACAGCCTCAAGACGTTCGACGTGGTGCAGTCGATGACCCAGGGCGGCCCGAACCGGGTCTCGGAGACCCTGGGCGTCACGATGTACCGCGACACGTTCCTCAACAGCGAGTACGGGCTCGGCGCCGCGGTCGCGATCTTCTTGAGCGTCATCACCGTCGCCGCGTCGATCCTCTACCTGCGCCGACAGCTCGCGATCGGCGACGCCGCCGGAAAGGGGGCGCGCTGA
- a CDS encoding glycoside hydrolase family 2 protein, which yields MTVTDSRVPKPEHPRPHLVRDRWLTLNGEWQFEIDRGDSGIHRGLRERELEGRILVPFAPESTASGIGDVDFLHAVWYRRTVTLPTEWAGDDVLLHFGAVDHDATVWVNGVEVARHRGGFSSFTANLAGVAAPGDEATIVVRARDTPQGPQARGKQAVRYLNTDCHYTRTTGIWQTVWLEAVPRTHVRQVKVTPNFAAREFAVVVPLAGDPAGRDDLRVRVTLADDRGTVVERTVDATLDMAPTLTLVVPDDRVRAWSPADPFLYDLEVAIERADGSTVDRVTSYAGLRSVSVSGTQILLNGERIFQRLVLDQGYWPDTLMTSPSDEATVRDIELALAAGFNGARLHQKVFEERFYYHADRMGYLVWGEFGDWGAAGVGPSHDHQHPDASFITQWLEVLERDHSHPSIVGWCPLNETYQHIGDEITDLDDVTHGMYLATKLADPSRPVLDASGYSHRVRGADVYDSHDYEQDPAGFLRNQEGLKDGRPWTNDHEGRAISIPYAGQPYFVSEYGGIWWNASLADAGPRPSSSDPDRDTSWGYGDRVRDLDEWYERFQGLTDVLLDDPRMFGYCYTQLTDVFQEENGVYDFDRTPKFDLERVRAIQQRRAAFETEAGAGGIAGA from the coding sequence GTGACCGTCACCGATTCCCGCGTTCCGAAACCCGAACATCCGCGACCGCACCTGGTGCGCGACCGTTGGCTCACCCTCAACGGCGAGTGGCAGTTCGAGATCGACCGGGGCGACTCCGGCATCCACCGCGGCCTGCGTGAGCGCGAGCTGGAGGGGCGCATCCTCGTGCCCTTCGCGCCCGAGAGCACGGCCAGCGGAATCGGGGACGTCGACTTCCTGCACGCCGTCTGGTATCGCCGCACGGTGACGCTGCCCACGGAGTGGGCGGGCGACGACGTGCTGCTGCACTTCGGGGCCGTCGACCACGACGCGACCGTCTGGGTGAACGGAGTGGAGGTCGCCCGACACCGCGGCGGCTTCAGCTCGTTCACCGCGAACCTCGCCGGCGTCGCCGCACCCGGCGACGAGGCGACGATCGTCGTGCGGGCGCGCGACACGCCGCAGGGCCCGCAGGCTCGGGGCAAGCAGGCCGTCCGCTACTTGAACACCGACTGCCACTACACCCGCACGACCGGCATCTGGCAGACCGTGTGGCTCGAGGCCGTGCCGCGCACACACGTGCGGCAGGTCAAGGTGACGCCGAACTTCGCGGCGCGCGAGTTCGCCGTCGTCGTGCCGCTTGCCGGCGATCCCGCCGGACGGGACGACCTGCGGGTGCGGGTGACCCTCGCCGACGACCGCGGCACCGTCGTCGAACGGACCGTCGACGCGACACTCGACATGGCGCCCACGCTCACGCTCGTCGTGCCCGACGACCGGGTGCGTGCGTGGAGCCCCGCCGACCCGTTCCTCTACGACCTCGAGGTCGCGATCGAGCGCGCGGACGGGTCGACCGTCGACCGCGTCACCTCCTACGCCGGGCTGCGCTCCGTGTCCGTCTCGGGCACGCAGATCTTGCTCAATGGCGAACGCATCTTCCAGCGGCTCGTGCTCGACCAGGGGTACTGGCCCGACACGCTCATGACCTCGCCGAGCGACGAGGCGACCGTGCGCGACATCGAGCTCGCCCTCGCCGCCGGATTCAACGGAGCCCGGCTGCACCAGAAGGTGTTCGAGGAGCGGTTCTACTACCACGCCGACCGGATGGGGTACCTGGTGTGGGGCGAGTTCGGCGACTGGGGCGCGGCAGGCGTCGGTCCCAGCCACGATCACCAGCATCCGGATGCGTCGTTCATCACGCAGTGGCTCGAGGTGCTCGAACGCGACCACTCGCATCCCTCGATCGTCGGGTGGTGCCCGCTCAACGAGACGTACCAGCACATCGGCGACGAGATCACGGACCTCGACGACGTGACCCACGGCATGTACCTCGCCACGAAGCTCGCCGATCCGTCGCGGCCGGTGCTCGACGCGTCCGGATACTCCCACCGCGTGCGCGGTGCCGATGTCTACGACTCGCACGACTACGAGCAGGACCCGGCCGGCTTCCTGCGGAATCAGGAGGGGCTCAAGGACGGCCGCCCGTGGACGAACGACCATGAGGGTCGCGCCATCTCGATCCCGTATGCGGGGCAGCCGTACTTCGTCTCGGAGTACGGCGGCATCTGGTGGAACGCGTCGCTCGCCGACGCGGGTCCGCGGCCCAGTTCGAGCGACCCCGACCGCGACACCTCGTGGGGCTACGGCGACCGCGTGCGCGACCTCGACGAGTGGTACGAGCGGTTCCAGGGGCTGACGGATGTGCTGCTCGATGATCCGCGGATGTTCGGGTACTGCTACACGCAGCTGACCGACGTGTTCCAGGAGGAGAACGGCGTCTACGACTTCGACCGCACGCCGAAGTTCGACCTCGAGCGCGTCCGGGCCATCCAGCAGCGCCGGGCCGCCTTCGAGACGGAGGCTGGCGCCGGCGGCATCGCGGGCGCCTGA
- a CDS encoding ROK family protein → MLDDRAPSAVSTADARSPMTRPVRVLEVGGSHVTAASVALGGVQAEVVERVTVPLDAHADRATLLATLAAPATALTSATPGAEWAVALPGPFDYERGSGDFAGVAKFAAIAGVDLRGELAQRLGTDAHRIRFVNDADAYGLGEWAFGDVGRVRRLVCITLGTGVGSAFVDEGRAVTDRADVPPHGYVHLLELDGRPLEDTVSTRAIVAAFARRTGRELTVKQIAAAAAAGDDAATDLLASTMRALGRALAPCLSRFEASALVVGGSMSRSWNVLGDPLREGLRGSAAVVRPSTLLDSAPLLGAAHWLLQTAPLHPTPQENR, encoded by the coding sequence GTGCTCGATGACCGCGCCCCCTCCGCCGTGTCGACGGCTGACGCGCGGTCGCCGATGACCCGGCCCGTTCGCGTGCTGGAGGTCGGCGGATCGCACGTGACCGCCGCATCCGTGGCTCTCGGCGGCGTGCAGGCGGAGGTCGTCGAACGCGTCACCGTGCCGCTCGACGCCCATGCCGACCGGGCAACCCTGCTCGCCACGCTCGCCGCACCCGCGACCGCTCTGACGAGTGCGACGCCGGGCGCCGAGTGGGCCGTCGCACTGCCCGGGCCGTTCGACTACGAGCGCGGCAGCGGCGACTTCGCGGGAGTGGCCAAGTTCGCCGCCATCGCCGGCGTCGACCTGCGCGGGGAGCTCGCGCAACGGCTGGGCACGGATGCACACCGCATCCGCTTCGTGAACGACGCCGACGCCTACGGGCTCGGCGAGTGGGCGTTCGGCGACGTCGGCCGCGTACGACGCCTCGTCTGCATCACGCTCGGCACGGGCGTCGGCTCCGCCTTCGTCGACGAGGGCCGTGCCGTCACGGATCGCGCCGACGTGCCGCCGCACGGCTACGTGCACCTGTTAGAGCTCGACGGTCGTCCACTCGAAGACACCGTCTCGACGCGCGCGATCGTCGCCGCTTTCGCGCGGCGCACGGGTCGGGAACTCACCGTCAAGCAGATCGCCGCGGCCGCCGCGGCCGGCGACGACGCAGCCACCGATCTCCTCGCCTCCACGATGCGCGCGCTCGGCCGCGCGCTCGCGCCCTGCCTCAGCCGCTTCGAAGCGTCGGCCCTCGTCGTCGGCGGCTCGATGAGCCGCTCATGGAATGTGCTCGGCGACCCTCTCCGCGAGGGTCTGCGTGGTTCTGCGGCTGTCGTCCGGCCGTCGACCCTGCTCGACTCGGCTCCGCTGCTCGGCGCCGCCCACTGGCTGCTTCAGACCGCACCCCTCCACCCGACACCTCAGGAGAACCGATGA
- a CDS encoding hemerythrin domain-containing protein, with amino-acid sequence MTRLVAWSNELRDVHARLREALAIAKNALASGVSAQAASRDLLLFCHGFCVALTGHHEGEDRELFPAIAAAHPELRDTLRHLRQDHSMIGHLIAGMQSAISSAATPADLERHLEGIAAIMESHFRFEERRLLPVLETLVIDADPRRVLGPL; translated from the coding sequence ATGACCAGGCTCGTCGCCTGGAGCAACGAACTGCGAGACGTCCATGCGCGCCTGCGTGAAGCGCTAGCGATCGCGAAGAACGCGCTCGCATCCGGAGTATCCGCGCAGGCCGCGTCACGTGACCTGCTGCTGTTCTGCCACGGATTCTGTGTCGCGCTGACGGGCCATCACGAGGGCGAGGACCGCGAACTGTTCCCTGCGATCGCCGCGGCCCATCCGGAGTTGCGGGACACCCTGCGACACCTGCGGCAGGACCACTCGATGATCGGCCACCTCATCGCCGGGATGCAGTCGGCCATCTCGTCGGCGGCGACGCCTGCCGACCTCGAGCGGCACCTGGAGGGCATCGCGGCGATCATGGAGAGCCACTTCCGCTTCGAGGAACGCCGCCTGCTCCCTGTGCTCGAGACGCTGGTCATTGACGCGGACCCGCGCCGAGTGCTCGGTCCGCTCTGA
- a CDS encoding ABC transporter substrate-binding protein: MRSLRTISSVAALAVAGVVLAGCAGSGPSDATTGDLTFINDKTWDFKKFSKVSEEDIDVKLVPTSYADQEAFQAFVKQSFRTNKSPGLFTWHTGGQLEELVAEDLVAETTDIWTEAIENGDVAESVRDLYTIDGKQYCTPISVDDWVMYYDKRTFSDLGLEPPTNWDELMDVADALVDGGVAPFWNSSGNPWAFVWFQILTAGTDLELYHDLTTGEASFTDPRVVDIMNTWLDMKKKGYFTDPGSKVAAETQMKDQQVAMIPFGTWYASTLDTVGLKSGEDWGVFPIPNVNPEQAVTPVAIETAPACVAETSNQKALGLEYSKWWMSTEAQTAWSEQQGNLPYNPHAEASTEEFKAIGEEFAKPDYEFYLRYYEAAPAPILTASLDQFTGFMTNPGDPTPYLEGIEKVAAEHWAGD, encoded by the coding sequence TTGAGATCTCTTCGAACCATCTCCTCGGTGGCGGCGCTCGCCGTCGCGGGAGTCGTACTCGCCGGGTGCGCCGGCTCCGGCCCGTCGGACGCCACGACCGGCGACCTCACCTTCATCAACGACAAGACCTGGGACTTCAAGAAGTTCTCCAAGGTGTCGGAGGAGGACATCGACGTGAAGCTCGTGCCCACGAGCTACGCCGACCAGGAGGCGTTCCAGGCCTTCGTGAAGCAGTCCTTCCGCACCAACAAGAGCCCGGGACTGTTCACCTGGCACACCGGCGGTCAGCTCGAAGAGCTCGTGGCCGAAGACCTCGTCGCCGAGACGACCGACATCTGGACCGAGGCGATCGAGAACGGCGACGTCGCCGAGTCGGTGCGCGACCTGTACACGATCGATGGCAAGCAGTACTGCACGCCGATCAGCGTGGACGACTGGGTCATGTACTACGACAAGCGCACGTTCTCCGACCTCGGCCTCGAGCCTCCGACGAACTGGGATGAGCTCATGGACGTCGCCGACGCCCTCGTCGACGGGGGAGTGGCCCCGTTCTGGAACTCGAGCGGCAACCCGTGGGCCTTCGTCTGGTTCCAGATCCTGACTGCCGGCACCGACCTCGAGCTGTACCACGACCTCACCACGGGAGAGGCGAGCTTCACCGACCCCCGCGTCGTCGACATCATGAACACCTGGCTCGACATGAAGAAGAAGGGCTACTTCACCGACCCCGGCTCCAAGGTGGCGGCCGAGACGCAGATGAAGGATCAGCAGGTCGCCATGATCCCGTTCGGCACCTGGTACGCGAGCACGCTCGACACGGTCGGGCTGAAGAGCGGCGAGGACTGGGGCGTGTTCCCCATCCCGAACGTCAACCCCGAGCAAGCGGTGACTCCGGTCGCCATCGAGACCGCTCCCGCCTGCGTCGCGGAGACCTCGAACCAGAAGGCGCTCGGCCTCGAGTACTCGAAGTGGTGGATGAGCACGGAGGCGCAGACGGCGTGGTCCGAGCAGCAGGGCAACCTGCCGTACAACCCCCACGCCGAGGCGTCGACGGAGGAATTCAAGGCCATCGGCGAAGAGTTCGCTAAGCCCGACTACGAGTTCTACCTGCGCTACTACGAGGCCGCGCCCGCGCCCATCCTCACCGCATCCCTCGATCAGTTCACCGGGTTCATGACCAACCCGGGTGACCCGACGCCGTATCTCGAGGGCATCGAGAAGGTGGCCGCGGAACACTGGGCCGGCGACTAG
- a CDS encoding carbohydrate ABC transporter permease produces the protein MAARIARYGILGLLGILWLLPIYLLLANAGKLTSEYSGAALWAPGNLPALFSNIASVFTTTDVPTGIGTTLLYATVAPIIAVVLGATVGYAVIALKLKNGFFWFFIVFCGTVFPLQMMVIPLFSAFSQIGLFDTTVGMIIVYSVVCTPFSAFVMRNFFAGIAESVFEAAVVDGAGPVRIFTRIFLPMSKSALVVVFILQATFVWNDLLLALILTQSAETRPVMPLLASLQSVQGGGAAYTVVLTAALLVSIPTALLFMFTQKFFQRGLALGQY, from the coding sequence ATGGCCGCGCGTATCGCCCGCTATGGAATCCTCGGTCTGCTGGGCATCCTGTGGCTGCTGCCCATCTACCTGCTGCTCGCGAACGCCGGCAAGCTGACCTCCGAGTACTCCGGCGCGGCCCTGTGGGCTCCCGGCAACCTGCCCGCGCTGTTCTCGAACATCGCGTCGGTCTTCACGACGACGGACGTGCCGACCGGCATCGGCACGACCCTGCTCTACGCGACGGTCGCCCCGATCATCGCCGTCGTGCTCGGCGCCACGGTCGGATACGCGGTGATCGCCCTGAAGCTCAAGAACGGGTTCTTCTGGTTCTTCATCGTCTTCTGCGGCACGGTGTTCCCGCTGCAGATGATGGTGATCCCGCTGTTCTCCGCGTTCTCGCAGATCGGATTGTTCGACACGACCGTGGGCATGATCATCGTCTACTCGGTGGTCTGCACCCCGTTCTCGGCGTTCGTGATGCGCAACTTCTTCGCCGGAATCGCGGAGTCCGTGTTCGAGGCGGCGGTCGTCGACGGGGCGGGACCGGTGCGGATCTTCACCCGCATCTTCCTGCCGATGTCGAAGAGCGCGCTCGTCGTCGTGTTCATCCTGCAGGCCACCTTCGTGTGGAACGACCTGCTGCTGGCGCTGATCCTCACACAGAGCGCGGAGACGCGTCCGGTGATGCCGCTGCTCGCCTCGCTGCAGTCCGTGCAGGGCGGCGGGGCGGCCTACACGGTCGTGCTGACGGCCGCGCTGCTCGTGTCGATCCCGACCGCGCTGCTGTTCATGTTCACGCAGAAGTTCTTCCAGCGGGGCCTCGCGCTCGGGCAGTACTAG
- a CDS encoding glycoside hydrolase family 38 C-terminal domain-containing protein, translating into MTEPTLISAQPWGLDEARTGLIERAVAAEGTIGGRRVRVIPEPLQRTVDGERTRAVRVLVDDADASTLEARVVDIDGRSLVRGTADAPAGSVRLLVPTVDAPTRATVTLPSLGDGGIEVELDSVRDWSIHLVHHSHFDFGYTDPQAAVIANQRSYLDTVVELVRQTEDWPEEARFRWNAEALWAFSDWERHRPQAQVDEFVRLVKQGSIGLSAMPYNLHTDTCSTDELHELLSEARRIRDRYGISFASAMQTDVPGQVAGLPDALSEVGVKYLAVAHNWAGRSQPHTNGALNLPRMFRWTTPAGNSVIVWMTDSPHGLAYLEGPMIGFTESYETVEGYFPAYLTALATRGYPFPPGVFGAHGEKTEGREPYPWDVLHVRTQGYMGDNGPARLHLAELVRRWNETWESPKLRVSRNEDFFAEAEQRFGDDLITVEGDWGDWWVEGVGSAAVPLALAREAQATVTDARSYSQLAAWSGGEAMPTEAVDARATYDAISMFNEHTWGASNSWTHGDEGYDSGERQWQWKVAQGILAHQRAGDLAEHALSYLAAAVPPAPGALASFVVADASGVVRDSVARLLLKEAFVPFDTAFRVVDARTGESVPFAVEAQGNSLHRESGRWITFPVTAAPGFGFVRFDIVEHDTPPVAPTSHDLGTTPRAELLTLENEHLRVVVDEYTSAISSLVEKSTGREWVNSGSVAGFNAYIYDTYGSSGAGVNHLSNKLAVSDRLELLASRTLARPAVLVERTDDPVEQRLVYEYAADGVDSVRVTLRLRHGEPRLLIENRVAKPSTRVKESGYFAFPFAANDPVVRFEVSGGVTGDGLPHIPGAPQHMRAVRNWVTVADGPDAVAWVTKDAPLVQPGTIVVPYSPFPASTAPHEPATIYSWFHNNVWDTNFPIEQGFTATFSYSIGVRGSGGQSVEGLAVSTTAALVHPLRSAIARGTAHDDAPATASFVELDDDRVQLVSVIAAGGGDRSIVRLQSLAAEPVEVRLRFGTRLADAARVSYLGDPAGELERDGDAVTLRLAPLEAPAVLVTRA; encoded by the coding sequence ATGACCGAGCCCACCCTCATCTCCGCGCAACCCTGGGGGCTCGATGAGGCCCGCACGGGCCTCATCGAACGTGCCGTCGCAGCGGAGGGCACCATCGGCGGCCGTCGCGTGCGCGTCATCCCGGAACCGCTGCAGCGCACGGTCGACGGGGAACGCACCCGCGCGGTGCGGGTACTGGTCGACGACGCCGACGCGAGCACGCTCGAGGCCCGCGTGGTCGACATCGACGGCCGCAGCCTGGTGCGTGGCACCGCGGACGCGCCGGCCGGGTCCGTGCGTCTGCTCGTGCCGACGGTCGACGCGCCCACCCGCGCCACCGTGACGCTCCCGTCGCTCGGCGACGGGGGCATCGAGGTGGAGCTCGACTCGGTGCGCGACTGGAGCATCCACCTCGTGCACCACTCGCACTTCGACTTCGGCTACACCGACCCGCAGGCCGCGGTCATCGCCAACCAGCGCTCCTACCTCGACACGGTCGTCGAGCTCGTGCGGCAGACCGAGGACTGGCCCGAGGAGGCGCGGTTCCGCTGGAACGCGGAGGCGCTGTGGGCATTCAGCGACTGGGAGCGCCACCGTCCCCAGGCGCAGGTCGACGAGTTCGTGCGCCTCGTGAAGCAGGGCTCGATCGGCCTCAGCGCGATGCCGTACAACCTGCACACCGACACCTGCTCCACCGACGAGCTGCACGAACTGCTCTCGGAGGCCCGGCGCATCCGCGACCGCTACGGCATCAGCTTCGCCTCGGCCATGCAGACGGATGTGCCCGGGCAGGTCGCCGGTCTGCCCGACGCGCTGTCGGAGGTCGGCGTCAAGTACCTCGCCGTCGCCCACAACTGGGCCGGCCGGTCGCAGCCGCACACGAACGGTGCCCTCAACCTGCCGAGGATGTTCCGTTGGACGACCCCGGCGGGCAACTCCGTCATCGTCTGGATGACGGACAGCCCGCACGGACTCGCCTACCTCGAGGGCCCGATGATCGGCTTCACCGAGTCGTACGAGACCGTCGAGGGCTACTTCCCCGCCTACCTCACCGCGCTCGCCACGCGCGGTTATCCGTTCCCGCCCGGAGTGTTCGGCGCCCACGGCGAGAAGACGGAGGGGCGCGAGCCGTATCCGTGGGACGTGCTGCACGTGCGCACGCAGGGCTACATGGGCGACAACGGCCCGGCGCGACTGCACCTCGCCGAACTCGTGCGCCGCTGGAACGAGACGTGGGAGTCGCCCAAGCTGCGGGTCTCGCGCAACGAGGACTTCTTCGCCGAGGCCGAGCAGCGGTTCGGTGACGACCTCATCACGGTCGAAGGCGACTGGGGCGACTGGTGGGTCGAGGGCGTCGGATCGGCGGCCGTGCCCCTCGCCCTCGCTCGCGAGGCGCAGGCCACCGTCACGGACGCCCGGTCGTACTCGCAACTCGCCGCGTGGAGCGGCGGAGAGGCGATGCCCACCGAGGCGGTCGACGCGCGGGCGACCTACGACGCCATCTCGATGTTCAACGAGCACACCTGGGGTGCGAGCAACTCCTGGACCCATGGTGACGAGGGCTACGACTCCGGCGAGCGCCAGTGGCAGTGGAAGGTGGCGCAGGGCATCCTCGCCCACCAGCGCGCAGGCGATCTCGCCGAACACGCGTTGAGCTACCTCGCCGCGGCCGTGCCGCCGGCCCCGGGTGCCCTCGCGAGCTTCGTGGTCGCCGATGCAAGCGGAGTCGTGCGGGATTCCGTCGCGCGGCTGCTGCTCAAGGAGGCATTCGTGCCCTTCGACACCGCATTCCGGGTGGTCGACGCGCGCACCGGCGAGAGCGTTCCGTTCGCGGTCGAGGCGCAGGGCAACTCGCTGCACCGCGAGTCCGGGCGGTGGATCACCTTCCCCGTCACCGCGGCGCCCGGTTTCGGGTTCGTGCGCTTCGACATCGTGGAGCACGACACCCCGCCGGTCGCCCCCACCTCGCACGACCTCGGCACGACTCCGCGCGCCGAGCTGCTCACCCTCGAGAACGAGCACCTGCGCGTGGTCGTCGACGAGTACACCTCCGCGATCTCCTCGCTCGTCGAGAAGTCGACCGGACGCGAGTGGGTGAACAGCGGATCGGTGGCCGGATTCAACGCCTACATCTACGACACCTACGGCAGCTCCGGCGCCGGCGTCAACCACCTCTCGAACAAGCTCGCGGTCTCGGACCGCCTGGAGCTGCTCGCCTCGCGCACGCTCGCGCGGCCTGCGGTGCTCGTGGAGCGCACCGACGACCCGGTCGAACAGCGGCTCGTGTACGAATACGCGGCCGACGGCGTCGATTCGGTGCGGGTGACACTCCGGTTGCGCCACGGCGAGCCGCGCCTGCTCATCGAGAACCGCGTCGCGAAGCCGTCGACGCGGGTCAAGGAGAGCGGATACTTCGCGTTCCCGTTCGCCGCGAACGATCCGGTGGTGCGCTTCGAGGTGTCCGGCGGCGTGACCGGCGACGGGCTCCCCCACATCCCCGGCGCTCCGCAGCACATGCGGGCCGTGCGCAACTGGGTCACGGTCGCGGACGGCCCGGATGCGGTGGCCTGGGTCACCAAGGACGCCCCACTCGTGCAGCCCGGCACGATCGTCGTGCCCTACTCGCCCTTCCCCGCGAGCACGGCGCCGCACGAGCCGGCCACGATCTACTCGTGGTTCCACAACAACGTCTGGGACACCAACTTCCCGATCGAGCAGGGGTTCACGGCGACGTTCTCGTACTCGATCGGCGTGCGCGGGTCGGGTGGGCAGAGCGTCGAAGGGCTCGCCGTGTCGACGACCGCCGCCCTCGTGCATCCGCTGCGCAGCGCCATCGCGCGCGGCACGGCCCACGACGACGCGCCTGCTACGGCATCCTTCGTCGAACTCGACGACGACCGCGTGCAGCTCGTGTCGGTGATCGCGGCCGGCGGCGGCGACCGCTCCATCGTGCGCCTCCAGTCGCTCGCCGCCGAGCCGGTGGAGGTGCGACTCCGCTTCGGCACGCGCCTGGCCGACGCCGCCCGCGTCAGCTACCTCGGCGATCCGGCCGGCGAGCTCGAGCGCGACGGCGACGCGGTCACGCTGCGGCTCGCCCCCCTCGAGGCCCCCGCGGTACTGGTCACCCGCGCCTGA
- a CDS encoding LacI family DNA-binding transcriptional regulator, giving the protein MTTSEPTAPRNGRRRSSDPTVHDVAERAGVSPMTVSRVLSGGKNVRIEVQERVEKAVAELGYHRNENARSLRPGQRSGLVGVTITNIANPYYAEMLGGVEEVASEHSRRILVGNSNEDAELERQLVADFIGRRVEGLIVVPSGSGTADHLRPDRLGGVPIVLASRAAADVDADTVLIDDVNGARQATAALLAEGHRRIAFLGNRLSVFTGQRRLDGFRLAHQARGLTPIDELVRLGQQDVSSAEIAMTELLALPSPPTAVFSANNRNTIGAIRAIVNLQRRQLEQNPGTEPAASRLRLFGFDTFDFADMSPVQLSVVDHDARELGRRAAQMLFDRLENTSNSASPRVIELPVTLRQMP; this is encoded by the coding sequence ATGACCACGTCGGAGCCGACCGCACCCCGGAACGGGCGACGCCGCTCGTCCGATCCGACGGTGCACGACGTCGCCGAACGCGCCGGCGTCAGCCCGATGACGGTCTCCCGCGTGCTCTCCGGCGGCAAGAACGTGCGGATCGAGGTGCAGGAGCGCGTCGAGAAGGCGGTCGCCGAATTGGGCTACCACCGGAACGAGAACGCCCGCAGCCTGCGCCCAGGACAACGCTCCGGCCTCGTCGGCGTGACCATCACCAACATCGCGAACCCGTACTACGCGGAGATGCTCGGCGGAGTCGAGGAGGTCGCCTCGGAGCACTCGCGCCGCATCCTCGTCGGCAACTCGAACGAGGATGCCGAACTCGAGCGCCAGCTCGTCGCCGACTTCATCGGCCGCCGCGTCGAGGGGCTCATCGTCGTTCCTTCCGGAAGCGGCACCGCCGACCACTTGCGCCCGGACCGCCTCGGCGGCGTGCCGATCGTGCTCGCATCCCGGGCCGCGGCCGACGTCGACGCCGACACGGTGCTGATCGACGACGTCAACGGCGCACGGCAGGCCACGGCGGCGCTCCTCGCCGAAGGGCACCGCCGCATCGCCTTTCTCGGCAACCGGCTCTCGGTCTTCACCGGCCAACGCCGACTCGACGGATTCCGGCTCGCCCACCAGGCCCGCGGACTCACGCCGATCGACGAGCTCGTGCGACTGGGCCAGCAGGACGTCAGTTCCGCGGAGATCGCCATGACGGAGCTGCTGGCGCTGCCCTCTCCCCCGACGGCGGTGTTCTCGGCGAACAACCGCAACACCATCGGCGCGATCCGGGCGATCGTGAACCTGCAGCGGCGCCAGCTCGAGCAGAACCCCGGCACCGAGCCCGCCGCGTCGCGCCTGCGGCTGTTCGGATTCGACACGTTCGACTTCGCCGACATGTCGCCCGTGCAGCTGTCCGTCGTCGATCACGACGCCCGCGAGCTCGGGCGTCGCGCCGCTCAGATGCTCTTCGACCGACTCGAGAACACGTCGAACAGCGCATCCCCGCGCGTCATCGAGCTGCCGGTGACGCTCCGGCAGATGCCCTGA